AGCGAACAGATGCCAGGCTCATGACAGTCCATGATCGAGTCAAGAGTGCCCGAGCGACACGCGAAAGCCGGTGCCGACCACCCAAGTGGAGGCAGGCACCGGCTGCTTGACGGACTGTGGGATCAGCCTACGAGGTTGTCGGCCAGCTCCTCGGAGAGGTTGGCCTCCGTGCCCGGGATGCCCAGGTCGGAGGCGCGCTTGTCGGCCATGGCCAGCAGGCGGCGGATCCGGCCGGCGACGGCGTCCTTGGTCAGCGGCGGGTCGGCGAGCGCGCCCAGCTCCTCCAGGGAGGCCTGCTTGTGATCCATGCGCAGCCGGCCGGCCGCGGCGAGGTGCTCGGGCACGTCCTCGCCGAGGATCTCCAGCGCGCGCTGCACTCGGGCACCGGCGGCGACCGCCGCGCGGGCCGAGCGGCGCAGGTTGGCGTCGTCGAAGTTGGCGAGCCGGTTCGCCGTGGCCCGCACCTCGCGGCGCATCCGGCGCTCCTCCCAGGCCAGCACCGACTCGTGGGCGCCGAGGCGGGTGAGCAGGGCGCCGATCGCGTCGCCGTCGCGGACGACGACCCGGTCCACGCCGCGCACCTCGCGGGCCTTCGCGGGGATCTGGAGGCGGCGGGCGGCGCCGACCAGGGCGAGCGCGGCCTCGGGGCCCGGGCAGGTCACCTCCAGGGAGGAGGAGCGGCCGGGCTCGGTGAGCGAGCCGTGCGCCAGGAAGGCACCACGCCAGGCGGCCTCGGCGTCGCAGGTGGCCCCCGAGACCACCTGCGGGGGCAGGCCGCGGATCGGGCGGCCCCGCCCGTCGACCAGGCCGGTCTGGCGGGCCAGCTGGTCACCGCCCGCGACGACGCGCACC
This region of Streptomyces caelestis genomic DNA includes:
- the whiA gene encoding DNA-binding protein WhiA, with translation MAMTAAVKDEISRLPVTRTCCRKAEVSAILRFAGGLHLVSGRIVIEAELDTAMAARRLKRDILEIFGHSSELIVMAPGGLRRGSRYVVRVVAGGDQLARQTGLVDGRGRPIRGLPPQVVSGATCDAEAAWRGAFLAHGSLTEPGRSSSLEVTCPGPEAALALVGAARRLQIPAKAREVRGVDRVVVRDGDAIGALLTRLGAHESVLAWEERRMRREVRATANRLANFDDANLRRSARAAVAAGARVQRALEILGEDVPEHLAAAGRLRMDHKQASLEELGALADPPLTKDAVAGRIRRLLAMADKRASDLGIPGTEANLSEELADNLVG